One Cervus elaphus chromosome 28, mCerEla1.1, whole genome shotgun sequence DNA segment encodes these proteins:
- the KIAA0408 gene encoding uncharacterized protein KIAA0408 homolog, translating into MVGLILHSYFMQRSKIHCSKTSKTFHSKTTSCPPIARLTGGWTSVGFLPSAKRQVRLLQIKQLQASKKQLREGRDEQKHPFTNTHTVTMELHNRWENSETNWHKEKMELLDQFDNERKEWESQWKIMQKKIEELCHEVKRRRKINMSERAKVVDLDCEKAVGDKMESSPDYPNSGQCKFTGIHPRDVLGKKDKTEQSLLRERNQVCKEQKAIKKSKVGYMDSEVRDNQKEHEARPDLRTSEAENKSCSGALNTALEELAKVSEELCNFQEEIRKRSNHRRMKSDSFLQETPNVMNTPRGDHMINNSQCIPSTSLENEKRKNRKNLSCTNIFQNNSKKKDGIDTTDLKRSETPPIPPPRSTSRNFPSSYCAQAHESWKECLDQSSWVAQEGRGEKNSHPHFLWKHDEMPLLGLNEGKTLNDGIMFPSLAPEAKVDNKPSYNENVGLSMWSCNTGVCAKNSPSTLWFQKVCSTPNKPKYEKVIPDHPAQSPPDLHISNDCSSLASQSSGPLRSLSYGFEKTTGNEKLAKKTDEFNRIVFRTDRNCHAVQQIQSCSEPSEDLQPCEILTACTANVSDSDSVSDVLKTSAPMSMPRENVPDNSTKKPTTGQFRPTQEPVSPSSYRNMLHEHDWRPSNLSGRPRSADPRSNYGVVEKLLKTYETSTGSALENSRCSQANWTKCSSDVSGGATLGQHLEKLQIEQELEHKTAMHGAQQVKQGADRKKVTEESMAVKSSPGKGFSRPARPANRRLPSRWASRSPSAPPALRRTAHNFPIPL; encoded by the exons ATGGTTGGACTGATTTTACATtcctatttcatgcaaagaagcaAGATTCACTGCTCCAAGACTTCAAAGACTTTTCACTCTAAAACAACCAGCTGTCCTCCCATTGCTAGGTTGACCGGTGGTTGGACCTCCGTAGGATTTCTCCCCAGTGCAAAAAG GCAAGTGAGACTGCTTCAAATAAAACAACTCCAAGCTTCCAAGAAACAGTTAAGAGAAGGCAGAGACGAGCAGAAACACCCCTTCACTAACACTCACACGGTTACCATGGAGCTGCATAACCGGTGGGAGAACTCAGAGACTAACTGGCacaaagagaaaatggaattacTGGACCAGTTTgacaatgaaagaaaggaatgggaAAGTCAATGGAAGATAATGCAGAAGAAGATAGAAGAG CTCTGCCATGAAGTAAAGCGTCGGAGAAAAATCAACATGAGTGAACGTGCTAAGGTCGTTGATCTTGATTGTGAGAAGGCCGTTGGAGATAAAATGGAATCTTCTCCAGATTACCCCAATTCAGGACAATGTAAATTTACAGGGATACATCCCAGGGACGTtctggggaaaaaagataaaacagagcAGAGTTTACTCAGGGAAAGAAATCAAGTGTGCAAGGAACAAAAAGCAATCAAAAAATCAAAAGTAGGGTATATGGATTCTGAAGTCAGAGACAACCAAAAAGAACATGAGGCCCGGCCTGACCTGAGGACTTCTGAGGCAGAGAACAAGAGCTGCTCTGGCGCCCTCAACACA GCTCTTGAAGAACTTGCCAAAGTTAGTGAAGAATTATGCAACTTTCAAGAGGAAATTCGAAAGCGGTCTAACCACAGAAG GATGAAGtcagattcttttctccaggAAACACCAAATGTAATGAATACTCCTCGTGGAGATCACATGATCAACAACAGCCAGTGCATTCCTTCAACCAGTTTAGAAAATGAGAAacggaaaaacagaaaaaatctgAGCTGTACCAATATTTTCCAGAACAATTCCAAGAAAAAAGATGGAATTGATACAACTGAcctgaaaagaagtgaaaccCCACCAATTCCTCCTCCAAGAAGCACATCTCGAAATTTTCCCAGCTCATATTGTGCACAAGCCCACGAAAGTTGGAAAGAATGTTTAGACCAAAGCAGCTGGGTGGCCCAAGAGGGTCGAGGTGAAAAGAACAGCCACCCTCATTTCCTCTGGAAGCACGATGAGATGCCTCTGCTGGGTCTAAATGAAGGGAAGACTCTGAATGATGGTATCATGTTTCCTTCTTTGGCACCAGAAGCCAAAGTAGATAACAAGCCTTCATATAATGAAAATGTTGGACTTAGCATGTGGTCGTGCAACACTGGGGTTTGTGCAAAAAATAGCCCCTCCACACTGTGGTTTCAGAAAGTCTGCTCTACTCCCAATAAGCCAAAATATGAAAAGGTAATTCCAGATCACCCTGCTCAATCTCCTCCTGATCTTCATATAAGCAATGACTGTAGCTCCTTAGCGTCCCAGAGCAGCGGCCCACTGAGAAGTCTCAGTTATGGCTTTGAAAAGACAACCGggaatgaaaagctggcaaaaaagACTGATGAATTTAACAGAATCGTATTTAGAACAGATAGAAATTGTCATGCTGTACAACAAATTCAGAGCTGCTCAGAACCATCTGAAGATCTTCAGCCCTGTGAGATCTTGACTGCGTGCACAGCCAACGTCTCAGACAGTGACAGTGTTTCTGACGTTCTGAAAACCAGTGCCCCCATGTCTATGCCCAGGGAAAATGTGCCTGATAATTCCACCAAAAAACCCACAACAGGCCAGTTCAGACCAACCCAGGAGCCCGTAAGCCCTAGCAGTTACCGGAATATGCTTCACGAGCATGACTGGAGACCAAGTAATTTGTCTGGCCGGCCAAGGTCAGCAGACCCCAGATCAAATTATGGTGTGGTGGAAAAGCTGCTGAAAACCTATGAGACATCCACGGGGTCTGCACTGGAGAATTCTAGATGCTCCCAGGCCAACTGGACCAAATGTAGTTCTGATGTCAGCGGTGGAGCCACATTAGGTCAGCATTTAGAAAAGCTCCAAATAGAACAGGAGCTTGAGCATAAGACAGCAATGCATGGAGCACAGCAAGTGAAGCAAGGAGCAGATCGGAAAAAGGTAACTGAG GAATCCATGGCAGTGAAATCCTCCCCTGGAAAAGGATTTTCCCGACCTGCCAGACCAGCAAATCGCCGTCTCCCATCCAGATGGGCATCTAGATCTCCTTCAGCACCCCCTGCCTTGCGGAGAACTGCCCACAACTTCCCCATTCCTCTCTGA